A segment of the Nilaparvata lugens isolate BPH chromosome X, ASM1435652v1, whole genome shotgun sequence genome:
ATAAGCAGTtatgtaaatgaaaattaatagcaGTGTTGAGAGCATTGAGAGCATACATTTGGTCGTGATAAGCAAGGCGTGACTAGGGAGGGGAGCCGTTTATCATTTGTGACTCACATTCGGCTGTCATATCAGAACGCCCCCCCACATCATTATATAGTTAAGGTCCAAgtaataatggcagtatttgatcaacattgctgctgctatccttgtctaccattcaacagagcagatagcgctatcctccaGCTCCACAATGCTGCCacatcgtttttcaacaatatagaaatataactgattaacaaaataggcctatatttcatctgaattatgaaaatttagtaTTCAGTAATTGAAAAAGTATGTTTTGacgattaaaatataatttattactctaAACatggatgaacagttaataataaATCTGATATATAGACGATTaacatgtaatttattattttaaacatgaatgaacagttgatattacatcagatatatacCAGTAGGCCTATTACCTATCCTCTTTAGAAGatagtgacaaggcagagaatcggtaacgctATTCTATCTTCCTTCATtgctattataatgtggacctcgctatagttTACCTTCACCGCCCTGAGTTTAGAAGTCAGTGTTTAAGTGTTTATAGtttagaaggcagtgacaaggcagataATCAGTAACGCTGTTCCATCTTCCTtcattgccattataatgtggacctcgctatagttTACCTTCACCGCCCTGAGTTTAGAAGTCAGTGTTTAAGTGTTTATAGtttagaaggcagtgacaaggcagataATCGGTAACGCTGTTCTATCTTCCTTCATCGCCATTAGAatgtggacctcgctatagttTACCTTCACCGCCCTCTAGTCTTATCTCCATcactatattttttatgtaaacTGTCACCCAATATATGGAGGGATTCCCTTCAAACTATGTCAGCATCTATTAAATGATAAGCATAgatgttatttatgaggaatgctcTAACAGTTTGAAcagaatataatataactatAGCGCGGAACAATAAATATGTTTTACACAGCAACCTATAatggaatatatatttttgtatctaGGAGTCATTTATCCTTCACCTACAACAATACTATTTATAACAATTATCATACTCttaatatagtccagtcaaggaaaggttatagaaggaaaagttgggaagacaatttttgaccccgcagttctgttgagggtagtaaggaggtaaacatatgaaaatttcaccacttggaatagtgaaataatacatcatttcaaagagaaatcAATGCTCTTCAAACCTACGATGAGCATCAGTTTTTaagatgcattgttggagagttataagccctgaaagagcaaaacattggataaatacctgttattttaacaattacacaccttcaagaacGAATATTTCGgaaactgttgggaatatcacaataTTCCACTGAACAATAAGTTTAgacaatttatcaagctttatttttgaatagttagttatgtcggttgaacgtattgttctcaataaatgagcgtggaagcaaaacgctgaaaaatgcaacttttaaaccaccctcatccccttagcacatgagttaggaatggggacttttgatatgttctcctctcAACTAGTCTCAataaagctgcaaagtcaaaaaatttgtttaaaacattccctccaaattcctgtgtcaattggtctattgttgcaaaaatggagatttcacactcaacactgaagctgttgcaaaaggtgtagggaaattcgtaaaagcctgaaattatacatcaaattggagagaattcaatgccttataagctcataatcagcatggatttttcccgtcgatttttaaaaatttataagagcagaaatagaaagaaatttGTGGCAAACgtggttttttcaaaaatgtcaaaccttcaagagcggatatctcaaaaactagagGGGATCGAAAAAAAgttgtgaaatgaatattgtaggaaattatgtgagctttaatttgttatatgacagtcaagtcctcaGGATACatagattttgatttttatgcgagaaaccaaaaaattgtacctttaaaccaccctcacccccttagcacagggggtaggggtggggaattTTCATATGTTCTCCTCTCAACTACTCTCAataaagctgcaaagtcaaaaaatttgtttaaaacattccctccaaattcctgtgtcaattggtctattgttgcaaaaatggagatttcacactcaactcTGAAGCtgttgcaaaaggtgtagggaaattcgtaaaagcctgaaattattcatcaaattggAGAGAATCCAATGccttataagctcataatcagcatggatttttcccgtcgatttttaaaaatttataatagcagaaatagaaagaaatttGTGGCAAACgtggttttttcaaaaatgtcaaaccttcaagagcggatatctcaaaaactaaaggGGATCGAAAAAAAgttgtgaaatgaatattgtaggaaattatgtgagctttaatttgttatatgacagtcaagtccttaggatacatagattttgatttttatgcgagaaaccaaaaaattgtacctttaaaccaccctcacccccttagcacagggggtaggggtggggacttttcaTATGTCTAACTCCTTACTACCCtcaacagaactgcggggtcaaaaattgtcttccaaacaatgccctctatacccttttttgagcattcattgcctggactaatatggtgataattttattatgatataACCATGATACATGCAGGTGCTAGACGACTACAAAATAATATAGTTCACGTTGCAACTATTCTCCACATTGCAGATGGTGAAATTTGACATTGTTATGAATGGTTCACATTGTCATATATTGAGAATTTTTCTTGCAGTAATGTCACTGTTTTGAGGATTTCTTCCTAAATAATAGTTCTCTGTAGTATTACTGTAGCATTCTCCTCTGGATACACGTTGATCACATTTTCATATCTGGATAGTTTACGTTACGTCTGGATTTGACGTCATCGATCATCGAATACTAATCTATCGAGATGTATATTGATTATATCGATGTATCGGtttcttcaatttcattatAACAATCAGCAATCAATATAACTTATGTTTCTNNNNNNNNNNNNNNNNNNNNNNNNNNNNNNNNNNNNNNNNNNNNNNNNNNNNNNNNNNNNNNNNNNNNNNNNNNNNNNNNNNNNNNNNNNNNNNNNNNNNaaaatggcggataattactaaaacccatgtttttcacggttttctcaaaaacggctctaacgattttcttcaaatttataccatggatagctatttataatccctatcaactgacatgagtctcatttctggtaaaattgcaggagctccgaaatattcttgaaaaaaatggcggataattactaaaaaatcatgtttttcatgattttctcaaaaataagttgaacgatttttttgaaattcataccctgtatagttatttatcagctctatcaactggcatgagtctcctttctgggaaactaatggggggtccaccccatccttgagaaatgaacttactaacctccttctcgtgcatgaggtaggtaggtagcgcagttcataaaaagaacacaagtcgagatatttcatctgtagaacagctgttttgacgacttttaaaaaattcatcgaatttcacaatttacacaaaggaaaaagtactctgaaaacaattatatatacacatatacagaagtctgatcgtagtttcaaatatgagcaaggaaagttgtgtgagtgtaccacaccagatttttttcgtTCGCTAGCCGGATAAATTGTCTCTTATGGGGTAAACTATACGAGCGAAATAAGACGCTCCCCATAACAGGCCATGCCTTTTCTGAAGACGCGCGAAATAAATTCAGCACATAAGATGCCCGTATAGTTGGAGCCTAAGTCCGCAAGGATCATCCCGATCAGCTGATCAAAAGCGACGCATGTTGATGGCGTCATTCgagttcaaattcaattgaattcattATAAACCAACATTTTTACAAAAGTATTGATTTGAGTAAGATAACAATTCATAAATTAGAATCATCATGTTATTAAGTGACAATGAACTATAATTATCACTGTCTTTAGATTGAAATAGCctcaaattcattatttattgacgtgagcatttataaaaataaattgatatcgTCCATGAGAAGAACAGGTTCTATCAACATGATATTGCCagttactataataataattatactattaGGCTACAATGAATTGTACGCGTACAGTAGCCTCTTTTATTAGCATATGACATTTCATTacaatcataaataatttggcaattgaattattgtataCATTTATGCTTGCTTCGAAATtcagattaatttattaaaaataaattaatgccAGTAAATACTGGAGCAGGCTGAATATTGGAATCGTTTGCTGAGTTAGTGAGTTATAGCAGACAcaagctatcttttctctatggctatagtgaggttcacgttataatggcagtagagaacaGGGTTGCCTTCTATATAGCTCATATATGTAATACTaactattcattctttattgtttaaaataatcatttatattttattcttaggGCTATTTATCAAGACtacttgataatgacattagtagccgaaacatgtcgtgacgaaataattttaaaagggtactcagatttatactTTTATCTATATGTATATCTTTACTCTATCTTCTCCTATAGCTAAGGGTGAGTCATTAACATACATCAAGTGCCTGAGTTTAATTAATTCTTTGTATCTGTTTTAGAGAAAGAAATTCATAAGTAACTGTAAACTTTGCAAGATCTGAATTTCAAGTATTTGAACTGGAATTTCAAGCAATTCGACTGAGTATGATATATGtgcttttatttcattcaagcaATTCAGTTAATTACAATTAAATCACATACACACAAAAACAAACGCAATTCTACTCACATGCAGACCAGTACCCAAACAAAAAGTAAATCCATATAGTTACCTTCTCAATACCGTTAAATATAGAACGGTATAGCATTAAGCTTCTAATATCATTTCCCAGCAAATACGTAAATCGATGGattatgtttttgacatcatCTTTAACAtcgtaatcatcatcatcatcaccttcatcttcttcgtcttcttcttcatcatcatcatcatcatcatcatcatcatcatcatcatcatcatcaacaacatcCTCAAGATCGTCCTCATCTTCACTTTCGCTGACATTAATGTCTTCCTCTTCATAATGTTCCTCATCTGTATCTTCTTGTTGAACCACCTCAAGTCTTCTTGAATCTCCGAGTCTTTGGAGTGCTATAGATACCTGCAATGTGATCTCTGCATGATCTCTTTGTTCTTCTTCCtgaaaatagaacaaaattgGCTCGGTTCAGAATTTTATTAAATGTAGTTGGATGTAATAAAGTAACAGGGTGAATACTCAAGgatggatttatttattatttatttatacattgatacaaacaatatcattctcaactatgaatgattgggaaaggtgCAACAAGCTTAAagctcaaaactgttccttccccaaatttagatagaaattgtccaaaaataggttatgtttacactttatgatttttgtgcaattttgaatccaaaatattcataaactaggaatttagaaaagttgaaaaccaaattgaataagaatactcAACTAGAGcatcactgataactgaaaaatatgtaaataattgaaaattttaaaacttgtaTTAAAAACGAATATTAGTTTGATGAATCTCAGTGGTAGTGCATCGGCACCGACAGCATTactcttaggctcaactcacacttacgcgtcTCAGGTCGACAacagactcgactctagtcgtgAGCAtaatgtttccaaatggtgacactcagaccagtcgattctagtccccgcgacgtcaccattttgaaaacacatgctctcgactagagtcgagtctcttctcgacctgagtcgcgtaagtgtgagttgagcctaagttttagtttattttcaagttttaaaattttcaataattactacagtatttttcaattattagtgaTGCTCTATATAAGTATTGAGATGGCAGAATACTCATCAACTGTTTGTAGTTTTATGTTGGCGTGATGACGTCACAGCGCCCTCGTTTATCATTACTCTTACAAGATAAACACGACCCGGACAGCTGATGAGCATTCTACCTTCCATCTATTTACCTTGATGATGTAGTCTTATAAAATGTTTCTAAAACGTGGACTATTTTACTACTAAATGAAGTACCAGGACTATTAGCTTTAGATAACATTgcaaattggaacataaacgccctataccatgggaatTCTTCTTGTGCTGTTTTTTCTTCAAGGTAATACCAACATCACGGACGAAATCTATTACAGAGTTTAGTTACCTATATTTTAGTAAAAGGTATTACAAGACTGGATcttcatttctatgattatgtaagtatatttcaattattactgtattattaattgaaaatattttctagtgattttgtattttggaGAAATAAAGTTTCTttctttcatatatatatacacacacacacacacacacacacacacacacacacacacacacacacaccacacacacacacacacaacacacacacacacacacacacacaccacacacacacacacacacacacacacacacaacacacacacacacaccacacacacacacacacacaacacacacacacacaccacacacacacacacacacacacacacacacacacacacacacacacacacacacacacacttacaagTACACATATGCAGAATACATTCACAGTACAATCATAGTTACTTCTATATCATagtaattttattcatagttaccTCAGTAACATGGTGGTTCATAGTAGCCATAGGCTCCTCAATTCTCGACCTCTTCTCGTTCTCTGCATCGGCCTCTTCTGCCAATCCTggaaaatgacaataaaataatgaaatgtaaTTTCAAGATTGAAAGATTTAACTATAAAATATTCCCTAGAACGTGAGGTTGACAATCTTGTCTTGCTATGGAAAGACGCTCTGCTATTCTGACTGTTTTTATAAATCCGGGacttattttgttaagattcaagtcaagaATGGTACGGGAGTTGAAGTTTTGTTTGGAGTgtcatcaaataaatttatatgataGTAATTGGTAatgttactagtagttctgtgaacagtagacctaccgcagttttctcatccacaagtatctggtgtcacctgttcactggcttctccaaacatctgtgtgattcatgcaatgaataatccacttgtcaactGATTGATTACGAATAATTGTATTGGCGAGGCACAGCAAGTTTCCAGTAGTCTGAACAAAGTGCGGCAGTCAAACCAGATTAGTCtgacaaataaaataagaatatacaACTCAAACAAACTCAGAATGTTTTGCTGTAGGTAGTGAAACTTGGATAATTTCAAAGAGCGCTACCAGGAAAATTCAGGTATTTGTCAATAAATGTCTTGAGATATATGGTGGCCCAATAGAATGTCCAATGTAGAAGTGTGGGAGAAGACCAACCAAGAGTCTCTGCACATAACTATCCACATAACTAGAAGGAAGTGGGCATGGATCGAACACACACTGCGCACACGCAGACCACCGGGTCACATTCAATGACAGGCTTTGCAATGGAACCCTGCTGGGTGAAGGAGAAGGGGCCGACCCCGTCATACATGGAGAGCAGGTGTGCACAACGAACTCAAGGATGCGGCAAACAGGTGAAGGTTCTAGCTCAGAGCCGTGTGAGATGGAGGCTTGCTGTTGATGCCCTATGTTCCACTAGGATCGAACAGGatcaaggctgtgcaaaggctaaaaataaactttctactggtgatatttttcaaatattttcgatttgtataccatcaagctatcaaaatgagaaactTTTCTCaggtaaacatttttttccgatcattactttttgagatatgagcgcctaaagtttaaatttttgggacagaacatttcaaattcggtaagagattaatccatgagatttgaaggattgattctccatggtattgttgatctagtaaaataaaaattttctgaaaatatcaatttttgagaaagttattcaatttactaaaaatgaccaaaaataactttttgttgagttatttttggtaaattgaataactttatctaaactttatattttcataaaattctcGTTTCACTAGATCTACAATACCAAgaagaatcaatcctctaaatttcatggatttatctcttaccgaatctgaaatgttctgttcccaaaattttaactttaggcgctcatatataaaaagtaatgatcggaaaaaatgttttcctgagaaaacgttttcattttgatagcttgatgatatacaaatcgaaaaactttgaaaattatcaccagttgaaagtttttttttagcctttgcacagcctcaagtgAGTGATAGAAATAAGGAGAAATCGTCAGCTTTtgtggaattgaattgaatgttagTGAAAAACTTTGTGTTGGGgaataaatgaagaatgaatggaAAGGAACTTTGAAACTAGTGAATATCAAAGAGAATTTGAGCAAAGAAGACAGGGAAACAAGGAGGAAACTAACTCCTCATCTGGACAAGTTGAACAGGGAAGGTGAGaatgtaattattatgaatgattaattattgaaaatggaaaGTGTGCAGTACGAAGACAGAAAACAATAGCTGGATGAGAGATTCTATTATTGAGATAGTAAAGCATATGAAAAGTACATGCATACACGAAGAAGAAAcaagtaattaatttttttctattcttactTCTTTTCTTCAAAGAACGTTCAGGCTTTTTCTCATCATTTCCTTTTCCGAAAATGGAACTTCCCAtctgaaaaagaaaataagTGATCGAATTAGAAATAAATGACAATGGCGTAGATAGATCTCAAGAGGCCCCAGTGCAAACCCTTGAATTGGGGCcctctttatataaaatat
Coding sequences within it:
- the LOC120354372 gene encoding protein bfr2-like; translation: MGSSIFGKGNDEKKPERSLKKRRLAEEADAENEKRSRIEEPMATMNHHVTEEEEQRDHAEITLQVSIALQRLGDSRRLEVVQQEDTDEEHYEEEDINVSESEDEDDLEDVVDDDDDDDDDDDDDDDEEEDEEDEGDDDDDYDVKDDVKNIIHRFTYLLGNDIRSLMLYRSIFNGIEKSVRARLWIPFAIVAGLRKFSPLRAANNSPRTARSFVVWTRLEGTHEEALGHIRDEIKRQRESRKRTALSQGNSIGEPKADMDMDNGHPSWRNITWRSRLPIRWQSPMSITEMNKSRCPTSGSAKPRTLVLSHSAAKGGSPS